One part of the Epinephelus fuscoguttatus linkage group LG12, E.fuscoguttatus.final_Chr_v1 genome encodes these proteins:
- the ccna1 gene encoding cyclin-A1: protein MMMNFSTNAHCGSHTSKENIPPSSKTDASQVQRAKQRTVLGVLSDNEQRGRSFSQGGHFSKHSSISDSSQLAFLGHPSSSSFDVYVEEACEVVLAASGQEVVSDSYYLDAETDAMQNEDLRLLLDLSTSSCQDVSMQSDTDRSLMSEEVLRVSEYTEDIYLHLRESEMRSRPKPGYLEKHPEITNGMRVILVDWMVEVVQEYKLRTETLHLAVNYLDRFLSSIAYLKRNKLQLAGTAALLIASKYEEIFPPELNEFVYTTDSTYTKEQLVHMEHVFLKVLSFKVAAPTVNQFLRLFMSIHSVCANTENLALYVAELSLLEIDPFLQYTPSIVAAGAYCLATYTVNKSLWPDSLQALTGYTTAEIVPCLTDLHKLYISAESHPQQAVRDKYKSSRYCRVSLITAPAVLSLP, encoded by the exons ATGATG ATGAACTTCAGCACAAATGCCCATTGCGGCAGTCACACTAGCAaagaaaacattccaccttCAAGCAAAACGGATGCATCACAGGTCCAGAGAGCCAAGCAGCGGACAGTCCTCGGTGTGTTGTCGGACAATGAGCAGCGTGGTCGATCCTTCAGCCAG GGGGGCCATTTTTCCAAACACAGTTCGATCTCCGACAGCTCCCAGCTCGCCTTCCTCGGCCATCCCTCCAGTTCCAGCTTCGATGTTTATGTCGAAGAAGCTTGTGAAGTTGTTCTTGCAGCTTCTGGTCAAGAGGTGGTCTCGGACAGCTATTACTTAGATGCAGAAACTGATGCAATGCAAAATGAAGATTTGAGACTCCTGCTGGACCTGAGTACAA GTTCGTGCCAGGATGTTTCTATGCAGTCTGACACAGACAGATCCCTGATGTCAGAGGAGGTGCTGCGTGTTTCCGAGTATACAGAGGACATTTACCTGCACTTGAGGGAGAGTGAA ATGAGGTCCAGGCCAAAGCCAGGCTACTTAGAGAAACATCCAGAGATCACCAACGGCATGAGGGTTATCCTGGTGGACTGGATGGTGGAAGTCGTCCAGGAATACAAGCTTCGTACTGAAACTCTGCACCTTGCCGTCAACTATTTGGACCGCTTTCTTTCCTCCATAGCGTATTTAAAACGGAACAAGCTGCAGCTGGCCGGCACAGCTGCATTATTGATCGCGTC AAAATATGAGGAGATCTTTCCTCCCGAGCTGAACGAGTTTGTGTACACCACAGACAGCACCTACACCAAGGAGCAGCTGGTCCACATGGAGCACGTGTTCCTAAAAGTGCTCTCTTTCAAAGTGGCAGCCCCCACTGTAAACCAGTTCCTTCGCCTTTTCATGTCCATCCACTCAGTCTGTGCCAACACTGAGAACCTTGCCCTG TATGTGGCAGAGTTAAGCCTGCTGGAAATCGATCCATTCCTGCAGTACACCCCATCTATAGTGGCAGCTGGAGCCTACTGCCTCGCCACCTACACTGTGAACAAATCTCTCTGG CCAGATTCCTTACAAGCCTTGACTGGTTACACCACGGCTGAGATTGTCCCCTGTCTGACTGACCTCCACAAGCTATACATCAGTGCAGAGAGTCACCCGCAACAGGCCGTCAGGGATAAGTATAAGAGTTCAAG GTATTGTCGTGTGTCATTGATCACTGCACCTGCTGTTCTGTCTTTGCCATGA